One Bradyrhizobium zhanjiangense DNA segment encodes these proteins:
- a CDS encoding undecaprenyl-phosphate glucose phosphotransferase, whose protein sequence is MVVATYGSDSTYATSSARGTALQKPFQLLVIAADLLLILLCYALASELYSVATPSSGDGAPIGAGLIVSAVFVAIAYFQGVYATHRLLSLVWQLRKAVIIWLVSLTILAVAAFLLKSSDNLSRGTFLVFTGIGGLGLLSLRFAWQWVLGTNFAKGRLVDRKVALLSLKPLDFTSSRFKDLRKNGFDVVRHFVLPANNHGTSWERQIRDVILQSRAADVEEYLLAVDWNELPLLQQLELHLRAVPQPIRLLPDNSIADLVSRPFLPVSGTVAIEIQRPPLSVFERLQKRCLDIGLALFSLVALAPVLITVSILIKLDSPGSVIFRQSRRGFNGKPFDIWKFRSMYVCENGNSITQATKRDARVTRIGRFLRMTSIDELPQLWNVLRGDMSLVGPRPHALAHDNYYDEIISNYVYRHHMKPGLTGWAQVNGFRGETPTIDLMEKRVEYDVWYVRNWSIWLDLKIMARTAATVISQEAY, encoded by the coding sequence ATGGTTGTTGCCACTTATGGCTCTGATAGCACCTATGCCACGTCCTCCGCACGGGGCACGGCTCTTCAGAAGCCTTTTCAGCTCCTCGTCATCGCGGCCGACCTTTTGCTGATCTTGCTCTGCTATGCGCTGGCGTCGGAACTTTATAGCGTCGCCACGCCGTCATCTGGAGACGGAGCGCCCATCGGCGCCGGACTGATCGTCAGCGCAGTGTTCGTTGCAATCGCCTATTTTCAGGGTGTGTATGCAACGCACCGTTTGCTTAGTCTGGTCTGGCAATTGCGCAAAGCGGTGATCATCTGGCTGGTGTCACTGACGATCCTTGCGGTCGCGGCGTTTCTATTGAAATCGTCGGACAATCTGTCCCGCGGCACGTTCCTCGTCTTCACCGGAATTGGCGGCCTTGGGTTGCTCAGCCTGCGCTTTGCGTGGCAGTGGGTGCTCGGCACGAACTTTGCCAAGGGCCGATTGGTCGATCGCAAGGTTGCCTTGCTCAGCCTGAAGCCGCTTGATTTCACCTCGAGCCGTTTCAAGGACCTGCGCAAGAACGGATTCGACGTGGTTCGCCATTTCGTGCTTCCCGCTAACAACCATGGGACCAGCTGGGAGAGGCAAATTCGCGACGTCATTCTCCAATCCCGTGCAGCGGATGTCGAGGAGTACCTGTTGGCGGTTGATTGGAACGAGCTGCCGTTGTTGCAGCAACTCGAACTGCACTTGCGCGCTGTACCACAGCCGATCCGTCTCTTGCCGGATAATTCGATCGCTGATCTGGTATCGCGCCCGTTTTTGCCGGTCAGCGGCACGGTGGCAATCGAGATTCAGCGACCACCGCTCAGCGTGTTTGAACGTCTCCAGAAGCGCTGCCTCGACATCGGTCTGGCGTTGTTTTCGCTAGTGGCCCTGGCGCCGGTGCTGATCACCGTCTCCATTCTGATCAAGCTGGATTCGCCTGGGAGCGTGATCTTTCGACAGTCGCGCCGCGGCTTCAACGGCAAGCCGTTTGATATCTGGAAATTTCGCAGCATGTACGTGTGCGAGAATGGTAACTCGATTACTCAGGCAACCAAGAGGGACGCGCGCGTCACAAGGATTGGGCGCTTCCTCCGCATGACCAGCATTGACGAGTTGCCCCAGCTCTGGAACGTGCTGCGCGGCGACATGTCGTTGGTCGGACCACGCCCACATGCGCTTGCCCACGACAATTATTATGACGAGATCATCAGCAATTACGTATACCGCCACCACATGAAGCCGGGCCTCACGGGCTGGGCTCAGGTTAACGGCTTCCGGGGCGAAACGCCGACCATCGACCTGATGGAAAAGCGGGTAGAATATGACGTTTGGTATGTAAGGAATTGGAGCATTTGGCTCGATCTGAAAATCATGGCGCGCACGGCGGCTACCGTCATTTCCCAGGAGGCGTACTAG
- a CDS encoding metallophosphoesterase family protein translates to MISFARPRRPIHKPHLPDGIRIYAISDIHGCAHLLQPMLRVIDADVARSRPHYAIEVFMGDYIDRGPDTRATLDILVERSRRGNAVFLKGNHEAFLVRVFEDPSLFEDWIAVGGTQTLMSYGLAPPDLKREEPTSILRDLIRAMPTEHLEFLDNLRLSFTCGDFFFVHAGVRPGVALSEQQENDLLWIREEFLESKKHFGKYIVHGHTPVRRADVRNNRANIDTGAYATGNLTLMSIQGSRMLAV, encoded by the coding sequence ATGATATCTTTCGCCCGACCACGTCGGCCAATCCACAAGCCGCACTTGCCCGACGGGATTCGCATCTATGCGATCTCGGATATTCACGGCTGTGCGCATCTGCTGCAGCCGATGTTGCGGGTGATCGACGCCGACGTGGCTCGCAGCCGCCCGCACTATGCGATCGAGGTTTTCATGGGCGATTACATCGATCGTGGTCCGGACACGCGCGCCACCCTCGACATCCTCGTCGAGCGGAGTCGCCGGGGAAATGCGGTCTTCCTCAAAGGTAATCACGAGGCATTTCTGGTGAGGGTGTTCGAGGACCCTTCACTGTTCGAGGATTGGATTGCCGTCGGCGGAACCCAGACATTGATGTCCTACGGGCTCGCTCCGCCAGATCTCAAGCGCGAAGAGCCAACATCGATTTTGCGCGATTTGATTCGCGCAATGCCGACTGAGCATCTGGAATTCCTGGACAATCTGCGGCTGAGCTTTACGTGCGGAGACTTCTTCTTCGTTCACGCCGGCGTTCGACCTGGCGTGGCGCTATCCGAACAGCAGGAGAACGATCTCTTGTGGATTCGCGAGGAGTTCCTGGAGAGCAAAAAGCATTTCGGCAAATATATCGTGCACGGTCACACGCCAGTGCGGCGCGCCGATGTGCGAAACAATCGCGCCAACATCGATACCGGCGCCTATGCGACCGGCAATCTCACCCTGATGAGCATCCAGGGAAGCCGCATGCTCGCGGTGTGA